One region of Coregonus clupeaformis isolate EN_2021a chromosome 31, ASM2061545v1, whole genome shotgun sequence genomic DNA includes:
- the LOC121547992 gene encoding DNA-directed RNA polymerase III subunit RPC5-like yields MASEEDDDPIIQEIDVYLAKSLADKLYLFQYPVRPSSMTYDDVTHLSAKIKPKQQKVELEMAINTQSPNYCRSKGEQIALNVDGTTSEDSNTYSVKMMDKQTFTSIQSTTNTSRYAAAVFRKGELHVTPLQGILQMRPSFSYLDKADSKHRERETANEGGDSSQDEAEEDVKAVTVRFSRPESEQARQRRIQSYDFLQKKQAEEPWVYLHYHGLNDGRSDHERQYLYCQAMGGSENTELVKTPKEYLAMLMPPIAEEKIVRPVGPSNVLSMAQLRTLPLGDQVKTLVKNVKVMPFANLMGLLTPGTDSTAVLRCIQQVALLVQGNWVVKSDVLYPKNSCSPHSGVPAEVLCRGRDFVMWRFTQERSVMRKEITAIIKLPPEDVKDFLEHMAVPRINRGWEFLLPSDGDFIKKHPDVAQRQHMLWMGIQSKLEKVFNFSKEDLVSKKDPQTEPMYVSGEQRLKAARERAQQNQPALQKDLSARRQEKGGAGASGGTGIRVKEEPVSDGEDEPMDTSSSSSALPNGWVNGYPSAAATSPALNPHNGHGGTPTPSPSPELRDFVWNTFRKQHVLTLSEVKRLFNLHLASLPPGHSLFHSISDRLLQDTILMSHCKQILVPFPAQSTAAADEQKVFAVWETGETFDKHRQVLYEIFMKNYRVRRNVIQTRLTQELGDQVTKADVDRLLKECCVSLGGMWYLKGTLQS; encoded by the exons ATGGCCAGCGAGGAGGACGATGACCCCATCATACAAGAG aTTGATGTATACCTAGCTAAAAGCCTTGCGGACAAGCTCTATCTGTTCCAG TATCCAGTACGCCCTTCCTCTATGACCTATGATGATGTCACTCATCTATCGGCCAAGATCAAGCCCAAGCAGCAAAAG gtGGAGTTGGAGATGGCCATTAACACTCAGAGTCCTAACTACTGTCGAAGTAAAGGAGAGCAGATCGCCCTCAATGTGGACGGAACCACCTCAGAGGACTCCAACACCTACTCTGT AAAGATGATGGACAAGCAGACGTTCACATCCATCCAGTCCACAACCAACACCTCCAGATACGCTGCTGCTGTCTTCAGGAAAG GGGAGCTCCACGTCACGCCGCTGCAGGGTATCCTCCAGATGCGACCCAGCTTCTCCTATCTGGAtaaggctgacagcaaacatagaGAGCGGGAGACCGCTAACGAAGGGGGAGACTCTTCTCAGGATGAGGCGGAGGAGGACGTCAAGGCCGTCACT GTGAGGTTTTCCCGCCCTGAGTCGGAGCAGGCTCGTCAGCGGCGTATCCAGTCCTATGACTTCCTTCAGAAGAAACAGGCAGAGGAGCCCTGGGTCTACCTGCATTACCACGGCCTCAAC gacgGGCGTTCGGACCACGAGAGGCAATACCTGTACTGCCAGGCCATGGGAGGCTCCGAGAACACAGAACTGGTGAAAACACCAAA ggagTACCTGGCAATGCTCATGCCCCCTATTGCAGAGGAGAAGAT TGTGAGGCCTGTAGGTCCCAGTAACGTGCTGTCCATGGCCCAGCTCCGGACCCTGCCGCTAGGTGaccaggtcaagaccctggtaaaGAACG tcAAAGTGATGCCGTTTGCCAACCTGATGGGTTTGTTGACCCCTGGGACAGACTCCACTGCAGTGCTGCGCTGCATCCAGCAGGTGGCGTTACTGGTGCAGGGCAACTGGGTGGTCAAGAG TGACGTGCTGTATCCTAAGAACAGCTGTAGTCCCCACAGTGGTGTGCCTGCTGAAGTGCTGTGTCGAGGAAGAGACTTTGTG ATGTGGAGATTCACTCAGGAGCGCTCAGTGATGAGGAAGGAGATCACAGCCATCATCAAG CTCCCCCCAGAGGATGTGAAGGACTTCCTGGAACACATGGCGGTGCCTCGTATAAACCGTGGCTGGGAGTTCCTGTTGCCAAGTGACGGTGACTTCATCAAAAAGCACCCTGACGTGGCCCAGCGGCAGCACATGCTGTGGATGGGGATACAGAGCAA ATTGGAGAAGGTCTTCAACTTCTCTAAGGAGGACCTGGTATCCAAAAAGGACCCACAAACAG AACCTATGTACGTGAGTGGCGAGCAGCGTCTGAAGGCTGCCCGTGAGCGTGCACAACAGAACCAGCCCGCTCTTCAGAAGGACCTGAGTGCTCGTCGACAGGAAAAGGGTGGAGCCGGAGCGAGCGGTGGAACCGGGATCAGAGTCAAAGAGGAACCTGTCAGCGACGGTGAAGACGAACCCATGGacacatcctcttcctcctctgctctccctAACGGGTGGGTAAACGGTTACCCCTCCGCCGCCGCCACTTCCCCTGCCTTGAATCCTCATAACGGGCACGGCGGGACTCCCACGCCCTCACCGTCCCCTGAGCTGAGGGACTTTGTGTGGAACACATTCAGGAAGCAGCACGTGCTGACGCTGAGCGAAGTCAAGAGGCTGTTCAACCTCCACCTGGCCTCCCTGCCTCCGGGACACAGCCTGTTCCACTCCATCTCAGACCGCCTGCTACAGGATACTATACTGATGAGCCACTGCAAACAGATACTGGTGCCT TTTCCAGCCCAGAGCACAGCAGCTGCTGATGAGCAGAAGGTGTTTGCGGTgtgggagacaggagagacattcGACAAG CATCGTCAGGTCCTGTATGAGATCTTCATGAAGAACTACCGGGTGAGGAGGAACGTGATCCAGACCAGGCTGACGCAGGAGCTGGGAGACCAGGTTACCAAGGCCGATGTGGACCGCCTGCTCAAG GAGTGCTGTGTGAGCTTAGGAGGGATGTGGTACCTCAAGGGTACCCTACAGTCCTGA